In a single window of the Arachis hypogaea cultivar Tifrunner chromosome 6, arahy.Tifrunner.gnm2.J5K5, whole genome shotgun sequence genome:
- the LOC112805684 gene encoding uncharacterized protein produces MSQDHRQLDSSLICRVILPLMQSNLSVSIPILQGAVQASYHFKLSYRKVWMAKQKAVAQIFGDWEESYNKVSKLLQALQSCVFGTICDLRVKPFYGGHLLVRDYNMFDKVFWYFPSCVEAFKHCKPFVSVDGTHLYGRYGGVLLIAVTQDGNSNILPIAFAIVESASTESWSFFLTNLRRHVTPQDGLLVIFDRSQAIKAALSSDDSGWHPPRTYHAYCIRHKAANFMTRFKSGEGKRYLINAAYSPSKADYEW; encoded by the coding sequence ATGTCTCAAGACCATCGTCAGCTAGACAGCAGTCTGATATGCCGGGTCATCTTGCCGTTGATGCAGTCCAACCTCTCTGTCAGCATTCCAATTTTGCAAGGTGCAGTCCAAGCGAGCTACCACTTCAAACTGTCCTACAGAAAGGTGTGGATGGCCAAGCAAAAGGCAGTTGCACAAATCTTTGGGGATTGGGAGGAGTCGTACAATAAGGTTTCCAAGTTGCTTCAGGCACTGCAGAGCTGTGTTTTTGGTACCATTTGTGACCTCCGTGTCAAACCATTCTacggtgggcacctccttgtacGTGACTACAATATGTTCGACAAGGTATTTTGGTATTTCCCGTCATGTGTAGAAGccttcaagcattgcaagccctTTGTCTCTGTAGATGGGACGCATTTGTATGGCAGGTATGGTGGTGTGTTGCTTATTGCGGTCACGCAAGATGGGAATAGCAACATCCTGCCTATTGCCTTTGCCATTGTGGAGTCTGCGAGCACCGAGTCATGGTCGTTCTTCCTAACTAATCTGAGACGCCACGTCACTCCACAAGACGGTCTACTGGTTATCTTCGATAGATCTCAGGCTATCAAGGCAGCGCTTAGCTCCGATGACAGTGGTTGGCATCCCCCTAGAACCTACCATGCTTACTGCATCAGACACAAAGCTGCAAACTTCATGACACGGTTCAAGTCAGGCGAGGGTAAGAGGTACCTCATTAATGCTGCTTATAGTCCAAGCAAGGCCGATTACGAGTGGTAG